The Candidatus Amarolinea dominans genomic interval TCAGTTTCTGGTCAGTGCCTGCGATGGTCACGCGGATGTTCTGGTTGTACTGCAGACTAAATGGCTCACTCATAAAACCTCCTGATTGTGTTGATAGAGGGCGCGGTGACCCTCACTTGGCATGTAGCTCGGATGCACAACGAAAACCCGTTTCGACATCTTCTGAGTCGGGGTACATCGGGTAGCGGTCTGTGACACGGTCAATATGGGAATAGAAGCTGCCCCCAACAGCGGTAACGCGCATGGTACGGTCTTGACCATCCCACAGCGTTTCCGGCTCCCGGTCACTGACAGTCATGGTCAATTCTCGCGCATTACCGATCAAGTGGAAGATTCGCGCTGTGGTCGCATCAGGGCCGGCCGGACGCACAGGCCACATCTCCTGCTCTGGCTCAGGACGCAGCATGTTGATCTCCAAGTCGGGCTGA includes:
- a CDS encoding SUMF1/EgtB/PvdO family nonheme iron enzyme, whose amino-acid sequence is MGKRLPSAEEWEIAARRTYGNDVILSDDSVQPDLEINMLRPEPEQEMWPVRPAGPDATTARIFHLIGNARELTMTVSDREPETLWDGQDRTMRVTAVGGSFYSHIDRVTDRYPMYPDSEDVETGFRCASELHAK